Within the Gemmatimonadaceae bacterium genome, the region ACACGTAGAGCACGGTGAAGGGCGACGCTCGCCGAAGAATCGATCCCAGCGCAAGACGCGCGAGCATCATTCCAAGCCAGTACAGCGAAAGAATGACGAGCGCCGGTCCTGCTGCGACCGCCAGCTCTTCGCGTACGAACGTAGACGTCCAGCCGCCAACGGTGATCTCGAGTCCGCTCTCGAGAAAAAGCATCAATCCCATCAGCAGGATCAGGCGATCCCTGAGAAGTCCGCCGGCGGCGGCGATCGGAAATCCCTGCGCCTGCTTCGGCGCAGGAAAGCCGGTTACCGCAATGACCGCCAGCGGAACGACGGCAAGCGCGCCAACGGAGGCGATCAGCGCCGATTGTGTAAATCGCCCGGTGAGTGTCGCGAGAAGGAACGGAACACCCACTGCCCCGACACCGAAGAAAACGCCCAGCAGATTGAGGCTGGCGCCGCGCTCGCCGCTGCTGATGTCGGCGACCAGCGCGTTCGTGCCGCCGTTGACGATGCCCCCCGCGAATCCGATGATCACGATGGCCAACCGGAGCAGCGCGAGCGACGGCGCGAACGCGATCCCCTCGAGACCGACGAAAGTCAACCCGATCGCCGCGAGAAGAATTCCCTTGTATCCGTAACGATCCACCAGCGGGCCGAATACGAGCGAGCCGGCAAGAATTCCCAGTGTCATGAGAACGAAAAGCCCGCCGGCCTGAGCCTTGTCGATTCCGAACCGCTCGATGATCGACGGAAGCACTGATCCCAGCGTGGTGAACACGATGCCGAACGTCAGCAAGCCGAGGCACGCGCATGCGAACAGTGCGCGGCGTGAGCTCACGCTCGAGTTGGGCAGACGACTGCTACGACTTCACGCTCACGGTCTCTGTTGTCGAGGTTCAGCACAACAATCTGCTGCCAGGTTCCGAGCGCAAGCTCTCCGTCCACGACAGGAAGACTGATGCTCGTCCTGAGCAGCGCGGAGCGAACGTGGGAGAATCCGTTTCCATCACCCCAGCGAGCGTTGTGATCGTAGTGCGCCCCGGTCGGTGCGATTCGGTCGAGCGCGTCGCGCAGATCCTTCAGCGCTCCCGGTTCAAACTCGATCGTCGTGATTGCACCTGTCGATCCGGTGATGGAGACGACGACAATCCCGTTTGCGACGCCGGACTCACCGACGAGCTCTGTGACCTCGCCGGTGACGTCGCGAACTCCGAACTCGGCCTTCAGTCGATAGCGCCATCGTGCCGTTCGCTTCAAGTTCATCCGCGGTGCACCTCCAAAAGGAGACAACATGCCTTTCGCCCGCCTCGCCCTGCTGTCGGTCGCTTTGCTAGTCCTCGGCTGTTCGCCATCGCCCTCATCTTCAGTTGATTCGTCAAAGGGTGCGACGCAAGCACCGGATCCGAGCGCCCTGGTCGGTGCGTGGCAGGGGAATGTCCAGTTCACCAGCGGCCCCTTCGCGCCAATCAAGGATCTGCGATTCCTCTACGTGTTCAATCTCGGCGGGACGATGACCGAATCATCCAACTACGACGGCGCCCCGCCCGTGCCGCCGGCGTACGGCGTCTGGAGGCAGGTAGGCCCCAACAGGTTCGAGGCGAAGTACATCTTCTATCCGACAAAGGCTCCCGCGGCGTTTCAGGACATCGCCAGCGGCGGCGGATGGATGCCGACCGGTCACGGCGTCCTCAGCGAGATCATAACGCTCGCGGCCGACGGCAACTCCTACGACTCGACGATCAAGTGGGAGAACTTCGACATGGCGGGCAAACCTGCGACAGGAGGAGGAGACGCGACGGCTCACGCGACGCGCATCACTTTCTAACTGGACGCGCTCAAGCGCTTCGTCATCAACACCATGTGCGCGTCGCGGCGCAGTTTCGCCTTGTCGGGAAACGGCGCCGTGTCGGCAGGAAGGTATCCCATCGCGTTATAGAAGGCCGGAAGCTCTTCTCTCAGATTGACCACCTCGATTTCGACTGTGTCGCATCCCTCCGCCCAGCAGTGGTCCTCGACTGCATTCATGAGAACCCGGGCGAGCCCGCGTCCCTGAAGCGGAGGATCGACTGAAAGCATGGCGAAGTGTCCTCGATCGTCGTGTACGTCCACGACGACGGCCGCCGCGAGCACGCCGGGCTCGTCCGCGCCGACGACGAGGAATCGAACACGCGGATCAGCCATCCGCGCGCCGATGTCCGCCGCGTTCGTGCGGTCACCGTCGATAAAAAAATCCTCGACCCGGAATGCGGCGTTGATGATTCGCACGATCTCCGGAATGTCTGCCTCGATCGCGTAGCGGGTCGCGCGGCCTTTACTCATGGTCATGGAATTAACTTTCATCACCATGCCGGTGTTGACCGACCGCGAGCCTCAGCCGCCGACTGCAGCCGCTCCGAACAAATCGATCTGAGGCGGACGCATCGGAAGATCGAGCGCGTGCATCACCGTCGGGATCCAACCGTCGCGATCAGCGGGATCGAGCGGCAGAGCGTCAACAGCGAACGCCGCCAGCAGCTCATCGATGATCCCGTCGATCTCCATCTGAAAACTCCGGCTCACGGCGCGCGTGCCATCGAACGACGGCGCCTCGAGCACCGGGACCTTGAATAGCGCACTGTAGGTACGGATCCAGCTGCCCACCAGCGGGTCGAGCTCGGGTCGCCGCCCAACCCGTGCTACGAGGTATGCATAGTTGTCGAGAACCGACCGGTCGCACACGACCACCTCATAAATAGTCGCAGCCGCCAGCTCCTCGGCTATCTGTGTATGAAGAATCCACGCCTGCGCATCGGGCGTCGTCTCCTCGTTGATGGGGAGCGGGCACCGCCGGGCCACCTCTTTCACGAGGTCGACTCCGAGGTCGAGCCGCTTGAGTTGCGACGCCAGGTCGAAGCACAGAGTTGTCTTTCCCACGCCGTGCGATCCGACGAACGCGACCTTCAGGCGGCGGCGAGTGGGCACATCTCTCGGGAACAGCTCGCGAACGTTCGTCGTCATTGCTCAGACGTTACGCGCTGAGAGCCGCGCGGTCAAACTAGAAAACCGGCGGCAGGTAGTTCCAGCGAAGCAGGAAGACGATTGTCAGCACCGCGCACACCGTCGTGAGCGCGTACAGCGTCCGCCGCGTCGCGTCCCACCAGCGAGCCGGCCACGCGGCGATTGCGCTCACGACCATCAAAAAAGCAAGCACGGCGAGTACCCAGGGCATGAACGCGAGCGTCCGGAACTCCTCCGGGACTCCGTACACGATCCCGTTTGCATTCTCGATCATTCTCGTGGAAGCGGCGATGAAATCGAACCCGAAGAACGCCCAGAAGATCAGGAAGAGAATCGCGACAGCGAGCGCCGCCTGCGCCCGCAGGCGCCGCTTGTGCGGCGCATCGGGCTCCGTCCGCAGCCGGCGCCGCCGGGCGAGAAGCGTCGCGATCGGCCACGCGACGAAAATCAGAATCAGCGGCACGAGCAGCAGCCATGAGACGTATTCGTTCATGAAGTGCGCTCTTTCATGCCACGCCCGGCGCTCCAGCGTTCCGGTCAGCTCGGAGCCGAACACTGGAATTGGCGCAATCAGATGCGTCACGGCGCCGCTGGAATTACGCCGGAACGCGATGAGCCGCTCCCCGCCCACTTCACGAAAATGAAGCGAATCGATCGGAGCGAACGCGAGCCGCGTATCGCCCATCGGAAGCATCAACCGGCCCTCGTCCAGCTCGAGCTCCACCGACGTCGAGAACAAGAGAGGAAATCGCTCGATTGTGCGGTGTGCATAGCGCGTGACCTGATACGGTCCGGCAAGCGTCCGAAGGTATTCGTCGCTCAACGCAGGCGTCGTCGCGGGCGCAACAGGTGCGGCCGACGTGTCTGCAGCCGTGGGGATCAGCATCGCCAGGAGTGTGTCCCGCAGCGCGGCTCCGAACGTCGAGCGCCCGCCGTTGGCGACGAAATACACGCCGAGCCTCTGGTCCGGTACGAGGAACAGGAGATTGCTCGTGCCCGGCACGGTGCCGGCGTGCGACAGCACACGGTGCCCGCGGTGCCGCTGGTTGATGAAACCGTAAGACATTCCGGGCAAGAGCGAGTCCGCGGTGAAATGCTGCTCCTGCATCAGCGTCACCGCCCCGGAATCGAGCGCCCGGCCGCTCCCGGACGCGCCTCTGTTGAGCTGCGCGACGAGGAATTGCGCCATGTCCGCCGCGGTGGAGTAGACTAGTCCAACGGCATAGGGCCGCGAGTAGACTTCCGCCACAGCGTTGCACGACGCGCCGTCGCACTCATGGCCGTCGGCGAGATTGCCGGCGAACGGGTTGGGCACCCGCACGTAGAAAGTGCGCTTCATCCCGAGCGGCACGAAAATGCGCTCCCGCGCGTAGCGGTCGAACGGCAACCCGCTCATCCGCTCCACGACATGGGCCGCCAGTGCGAATCCGTAATTCGAATAGCCGATGACTTCGCCGGGCCGCCAGCCGCGATTCGGAACGTGTGCCCGCAAATACGGGCCGAGCGCTCCTACCGAGTCCCGCGAAGGAGCGGCATAGCCGATTATCCGCTCGTCGAATCCGGCAGAGTGTGTGAGCAACCGTTCGAGGGTGACCGGCTCGGGCCACGTTTTAGGAATCCGGAACTCGAGAAAGCTGTTGACGTCTTCGTCGAGCTCGGCGTAAAAGGGAAAGAGCTGCTGCATCACCGCTGTCGCGATGAACAGCTTCCCGAGTGAGCCCAGTCGAAACAGAGTGCGCGCCGAATCGACGGCCGCTCCGTCGCTGGCGCGGGCGATCCCGAACCCTTTGAGCGCTACGACCTTGTTGCCTCTCACAATCGCGAGAGCCGCACCCGGTACGTCGTACCGCTTCATCAGCGACGGGACGATCGTGTCGAGTGATGCGGGCGCCTGCGCCTGGAGAGGCTGTGCCGAAAGAAGCACGGCGCTGAAAAAAGCCGCAGAGCGGCGAAGGAGTGAAGGCGTCAACGAGGCTCCAATTTACATGCTCGCGACCTTATGGATGGTGATAAGCCTCGGGCTTCGAGTGATCGCGAAATGCGGTTCCTCTCTGACGCACGTGGGCCAATCCATCACGGAAACGTGATTCTAATTTTCGCCGGAAACCTCTGCAACATCCATGCGTCCCTCTTGAATTCGATTAGGATGCGTCTATGTTGTCCGCGCGTTCAACCGGTTCAGCCATCGTGTCGCGCCGCAAGGCGGAGGGGTCGATGTACAGGTTTTCTGCTTGGGCCTTTCTGCTGTCTGCGGTCATCACGTGGCGTGCGCAAGCGCAGGTCGAGACCAGTCTCAGTACGCCGCAGGTCGTCATCAGCTCCCAGTTCCTGGAGCTCACGGCCGAATTCCGGAAATTTCCGAGGTGGGAAGATGTTTCCGGCGACGACCCCGCGGTTGTCGAGCACGAGGCGAAGTCGATCTCGTACGGCGGGGGATTCACGGTCGGACAACAGATCGGTGATCGCCCAATCTGGGCCACCATTGGCGGCTTTTACGGTACCGGCCTGGAGACGAACACGACGCTCGCCAGCGGAGACGAGGTCCACGGTGAGGTGGACAACGTCGGGCTTGGCGTGGGCGTGCGCATTGTCCCTTATCAGGGCTTCCACTCCGCGCTCTTCATGTGGGGGGCGGCATACCACGAATGGAACAACGGCGACTTCAACGTTATCGACGGGACAACGCTGACCGAGAGGCGCATTCACAAGACATGGACCGGCGACTACGGTGTCGGCGCAGTCTATCTCCTGGGCGAGGTAGTCGGCCTCGACTTCGGAATCGGATACAACGGACAGTTCGACAAGAAGAACGCCGCCGAAGCTTTCCGGGTCTTTCTCGGAGTCCATCTCAACGTGTCTGAACTCTTTTGACCAGAGTCAGAGTGCTTCGAGCCCGGCTGCGGCGTGCGCGCCCGCTCGTGCTCCTGACAGCCGCGCTGAGCTGTGACCCCAAGGAGACCGACTACTTCCTCACTGCCCAGAACACCCGGCCGATCGGGAATCTCACCGGCCTCCTTTCGGTCGGCGCTGCACCGATCACCGGCGCGACGATCGCCCTCACGGGCCCCGAGAATCGCTCGACCACCACGGCCAGCACGGGTGTCTACACCTTCGAGGATCTTACGCTCGGGGACTACACCGTCACACCGACGGCCATGGGGTTCAACTGCCCTGCGGCCAACGCGACGATCCTGGCGTTTCAGACGACGACGCTGAACATCGTGTGCACGCCTCAGGTCGGGAGTGTCAACGGAACGATACGCCTCGACCTTGCGCCGGTTGCAGGAGCCGCAGTCACGGCGAGGCAGGGCACGACCACGGTTGGAAGTGCGACGACAGGAAGCAACGGGACGTACACGATCCCTAATCTTTTGCCCGGCGCGTACACAATCGGCATGACGCCTCCGCCAAACGCCATCTGCCCGACGACCCAGCGCGACGTCACCGTTCAGTCCAATCTCACAACGACAGCGGACTTCGACTGCACGAGTGCACCGGGGAGCGTCACGGGAGCGGTGCGCCTCAACAATGTTGGACAGTCGGGAGTGACGGTCACGCTCACGCAGGGAGCGACCACAATTGGCACAGCGGCGACCGCCGCCGGCGGGACTTACACGATCTCGAACGTGCAGCCAGGGACCTACACAGCGACGATCACCCCGCCAGCCGGAGCGTTCTGCAGCACGAACCCGCAAACAGTGACGGTCCAGTCAAACCAGGCGGCGACGGCGAACTTCGATTGCATCAACTTCACGGTCAATCTGAGCAATCCGGCGCCGAGCTACCGGCACATCGTGCCGAATGTGTCGTCGGAAACCTGCACCGGAATAACAACAACTCCGGCGCAGCCAGGCGCGTCGTGGACCACCATGTGGACCGGCACCGGTACCGTCGGTGCAACGCAGCGAAGCGGTACCCTCAACGCGAGCGGCATGGCAGTCGATCGTCAGCCCATCAGTCAGATCGGCACATACAACGTCAACGCAACGGTGAACTCGGGCGCTGGTGCCAGATCAGGAACGGGCAGCGTAACCGTTCAGGCTGGCGCAGGAACATGTCCTGCTCCTCCTCCGTAACAGCGACCTTCGCAAACGCGGGACTGTGGGCGCTACCTGCCGATCCACCAGGTTCCCTTCACCACGAATACGTTCTGGGGCTGAACGTTCCACAGCTCGTCCAAGTCGTGCGAAAAATCGAACTCGTCCGAGGGAATGGAGCCGAACCGGCTCTGCTGCCACACGAAAAACAGCGCCGACCCCGGGCGATACTCCCAGCGCACTACCGCATTGCCGCGCAGCGAACGCCGGTTGAAATCGCGCTCGCCGAAGCTGAACAGCGGCGCCGGCCCCGCCGCATCCGGGTCGACTGAGTAGACTCCCGACTCGCTGCGGGAGATAGTGCCGACATCGCTTCCGTAAATATTGAACTCGAATTGACGCGGGCGCGCGAATTCCTTGTAGTCCCGGAAATCAGCGGCCGCGAGCAGCGGCTGCATGAAGAGCTGAAGCGACAGGGCGGGTGTGAACGTCCAGTCGACACGTGTCACCAGCGCGAGCTGCTTCTGGTTGAGCGTCGCGAATACATACCGAGCGCCGTACGTGTCGGTTGCCAGGGGATCGGCGACGCGCGTGACGAATTGAGCCATCGCGTGCGTGCGGGTGAAGTTGGGAGAGAACGACACACGCAGAGCAGTCATCGGACGCAGTGTCGTGTATGGGCTGATGGTCACTCCCCTTCCACCAGCCTTGTTCCACGAATAATTCGAATAGACGCCGTAGGTGTAGCGCTTTCGCCTGTCCGAGTTGATCTCCGTCTGCACCCCGCCGCCGGACACGACGCGTGCCACCGGCCCCCCACGCGTCAGCCCCGGGTTGAACACCGGAGGACGCCAGTCCAGCCGGAAGAAAATATTCCAGAAGTTGGGCAGCTCGGCGACGCTGATCGACCCGACGCCGTTGTATGTCATGTCGCCGTCGAAGTTCCACGTCGGATTCCAGAACAGGTACTGTGCCCAGTTACGCGCGAACTTGCCTGGCTTGCTCTCCTCGTACCCGATGAGAGGGGCGATGCCCCGCATGTCTGTCTCGCCAAGAAACCCCGACTCGTTGATCTCGAATCCCGGGTTGTATTCCTGATACGTGAGCGTTCCCTTCCAGTGCAGCCCTGCCAGCTTCGCCAGCGTCATCTCGGCGACATATCCGGTGAGCGACGTTTTTGTGGGATCGCGCCGGTAGTTCTCCTTGTCCGGACGCTGGAAGTAGCGCGCGGGCGAGAGCTGAAGCGCGTCTATCGCTTCCGCGCTTCCGACGTTGTGGCTGGCGACAAACGCCCCGTCGAATGCCCACCGGCGATTGGACCAGGCGTGGTTCCAGTCGACTCCGCCTACGTACGCCGCCTTGCGGAAGAGGGGCTCGAGCGCCGGTTCGTCGAGATTGCGGTTCACTGCCGTTGCAGCTGCTCCGATCGTCGTGTTGCCGCCTCGGAGGTCACGCTTGAGGCGCGCCATGAAATAATTCGCGAGAGGCTCGACGGTCGCGGTTTGATCGACACCCGCGGTGTTCCGGAACCGCGCCTCCTCCCGCAGCGTGACCGCGTCGAGAAGCCCGATCGACCATCCCCCCTTGGTGCGGCCGGTGAGCTTTGCGGCTCCCGCAATCGTCGTCTCGAGCGGTGCGTCGACGAACGTCACGTCGGACCCGCCGATGACTCGCTGCGGCTGGCGGCCTATGCGGCGTGAGTGCAGGAAAGTGTAGCCGCCGGATGCATTCTGCGTTCGCATGTCGCCGAAGCGGAAGATGCTCGAGCCCTCGACGAAGAACGGCCTGCGCTCGGGGAAAAATGTCTCGAACGCGGAGAGGTTCACCACCGCCGGGTCCACCTCCACCTGGCCGAAATCGGGATTGAACGTCGCGTCGAGCGTGAAGTTGCTGGTGATTCCGAGCTTCACGTCCAGCCCGGCGCCCGGTGCGATGTTGTTCTTCTCGCGGAACGGATCGTCGGGTGACACCGACGGATTCTCGTTTTTTGCGAGGACGTAGGGCACGAGCTCGATGCGCCTCGTCGAAGGAAGGTCGCCGAGGCCGGTAAGGTGTCCATACCGGTGAATTCCACCCTGCTCGGTCTTGGGAGTATACGAGAAAAAATCCAGCTCACCTT harbors:
- a CDS encoding MFS transporter yields the protein MSSRRALFACACLGLLTFGIVFTTLGSVLPSIIERFGIDKAQAGGLFVLMTLGILAGSLVFGPLVDRYGYKGILLAAIGLTFVGLEGIAFAPSLALLRLAIVIIGFAGGIVNGGTNALVADISSGERGASLNLLGVFFGVGAVGVPFLLATLTGRFTQSALIASVGALAVVPLAVIAVTGFPAPKQAQGFPIAAAGGLLRDRLILLMGLMLFLESGLEITVGGWTSTFVREELAVAAGPALVILSLYWLGMMLARLALGSILRRASPFTVLYVCLAIAFAGSALLLTTRSVEMATVGVFLLGVGFAAMFPTLLGFIGDRYADLSGTAFSLVIAMALLGGMLLPYLAGVLGGKYGMRGSFVIVPAALVIHAILLAILRSWLRRADAPTTR
- a CDS encoding secondary thiamine-phosphate synthase enzyme YjbQ: MNLKRTARWRYRLKAEFGVRDVTGEVTELVGESGVANGIVVVSITGSTGAITTIEFEPGALKDLRDALDRIAPTGAHYDHNARWGDGNGFSHVRSALLRTSISLPVVDGELALGTWQQIVVLNLDNRDREREVVAVVCPTRA
- a CDS encoding GNAT family N-acetyltransferase, with protein sequence MSKGRATRYAIEADIPEIVRIINAAFRVEDFFIDGDRTNAADIGARMADPRVRFLVVGADEPGVLAAAVVVDVHDDRGHFAMLSVDPPLQGRGLARVLMNAVEDHCWAEGCDTVEIEVVNLREELPAFYNAMGYLPADTAPFPDKAKLRRDAHMVLMTKRLSASS
- a CDS encoding AAA family ATPase, which codes for MTTNVRELFPRDVPTRRRLKVAFVGSHGVGKTTLCFDLASQLKRLDLGVDLVKEVARRCPLPINEETTPDAQAWILHTQIAEELAAATIYEVVVCDRSVLDNYAYLVARVGRRPELDPLVGSWIRTYSALFKVPVLEAPSFDGTRAVSRSFQMEIDGIIDELLAAFAVDALPLDPADRDGWIPTVMHALDLPMRPPQIDLFGAAAVGG
- a CDS encoding serine hydrolase domain-containing protein, which produces MTPSLLRRSAAFFSAVLLSAQPLQAQAPASLDTIVPSLMKRYDVPGAALAIVRGNKVVALKGFGIARASDGAAVDSARTLFRLGSLGKLFIATAVMQQLFPFYAELDEDVNSFLEFRIPKTWPEPVTLERLLTHSAGFDERIIGYAAPSRDSVGALGPYLRAHVPNRGWRPGEVIGYSNYGFALAAHVVERMSGLPFDRYARERIFVPLGMKRTFYVRVPNPFAGNLADGHECDGASCNAVAEVYSRPYAVGLVYSTAADMAQFLVAQLNRGASGSGRALDSGAVTLMQEQHFTADSLLPGMSYGFINQRHRGHRVLSHAGTVPGTSNLLFLVPDQRLGVYFVANGGRSTFGAALRDTLLAMLIPTAADTSAAPVAPATTPALSDEYLRTLAGPYQVTRYAHRTIERFPLLFSTSVELELDEGRLMLPMGDTRLAFAPIDSLHFREVGGERLIAFRRNSSGAVTHLIAPIPVFGSELTGTLERRAWHERAHFMNEYVSWLLLVPLILIFVAWPIATLLARRRRLRTEPDAPHKRRLRAQAALAVAILFLIFWAFFGFDFIAASTRMIENANGIVYGVPEEFRTLAFMPWVLAVLAFLMVVSAIAAWPARWWDATRRTLYALTTVCAVLTIVFLLRWNYLPPVF
- a CDS encoding carboxypeptidase-like regulatory domain-containing protein; the encoded protein is MLRARLRRARPLVLLTAALSCDPKETDYFLTAQNTRPIGNLTGLLSVGAAPITGATIALTGPENRSTTTASTGVYTFEDLTLGDYTVTPTAMGFNCPAANATILAFQTTTLNIVCTPQVGSVNGTIRLDLAPVAGAAVTARQGTTTVGSATTGSNGTYTIPNLLPGAYTIGMTPPPNAICPTTQRDVTVQSNLTTTADFDCTSAPGSVTGAVRLNNVGQSGVTVTLTQGATTIGTAATAAGGTYTISNVQPGTYTATITPPAGAFCSTNPQTVTVQSNQAATANFDCINFTVNLSNPAPSYRHIVPNVSSETCTGITTTPAQPGASWTTMWTGTGTVGATQRSGTLNASGMAVDRQPISQIGTYNVNATVNSGAGARSGTGSVTVQAGAGTCPAPPP
- a CDS encoding DUF5916 domain-containing protein, giving the protein MRRRLVQVLILSPFFGLVVGAQQPAPAAPTGGRPVLIPHAQAPTATAATRSGTVNIDGRLDEAAWQAATPVTEFTQRDPNEGQPASERTEARILIDGDALYVGMRLFDKEPQKIQSQLVRRDESIEGDLVELMLDSYHDHLSGVIFRLSPDGARRDATISPSGNQDASWDPVWEGSATIDSLGWTAEFRIPLSQLRYDRNQATRTWGLQLARKIARKGELDFFSYTPKTEQGGIHRYGHLTGLGDLPSTRRIELVPYVLAKNENPSVSPDDPFREKNNIAPGAGLDVKLGITSNFTLDATFNPDFGQVEVDPAVVNLSAFETFFPERRPFFVEGSSIFRFGDMRTQNASGGYTFLHSRRIGRQPQRVIGGSDVTFVDAPLETTIAGAAKLTGRTKGGWSIGLLDAVTLREEARFRNTAGVDQTATVEPLANYFMARLKRDLRGGNTTIGAAATAVNRNLDEPALEPLFRKAAYVGGVDWNHAWSNRRWAFDGAFVASHNVGSAEAIDALQLSPARYFQRPDKENYRRDPTKTSLTGYVAEMTLAKLAGLHWKGTLTYQEYNPGFEINESGFLGETDMRGIAPLIGYEESKPGKFARNWAQYLFWNPTWNFDGDMTYNGVGSISVAELPNFWNIFFRLDWRPPVFNPGLTRGGPVARVVSGGGVQTEINSDRRKRYTYGVYSNYSWNKAGGRGVTISPYTTLRPMTALRVSFSPNFTRTHAMAQFVTRVADPLATDTYGARYVFATLNQKQLALVTRVDWTFTPALSLQLFMQPLLAAADFRDYKEFARPRQFEFNIYGSDVGTISRSESGVYSVDPDAAGPAPLFSFGERDFNRRSLRGNAVVRWEYRPGSALFFVWQQSRFGSIPSDEFDFSHDLDELWNVQPQNVFVVKGTWWIGR